The following is a genomic window from Rhodoferax sp. PAMC 29310.
AGCGCCGTTACTGCGCACCGTGGGCGTGGACCTGCCTATTTACCCCGGCAAAGGCTACAGCGCCACCTTCAAGATCAAGCGCCCTGAACTCGCGCCCAAGGTCTCAACCATTGACGACGAGAAAAAAATCGCCATCAGCCGCCTTGGCGACCAGTTGCGCGTGGCCGGCACCATCGAAGTTGGCGGCTACGACCTGTCGCTGGACACGCCGCTGGCCCGGGCACGCTGTCAGATGCTGTCCAACCGCATTGAAGAGGTGTTTCCCGGCCTGTGCGACACCCGCAATGCCGAGCAAGGCGGCCAACCCAACTACTGGACTGGCTTGCGCCCTGCCACGCCCACCAACATTCCCTACATTGGCCAGACCAAGGTCAGCAAGCTGTGGGTCAACGCAGGACACGGTACGCTGGGTTGGACACACGGCGCTGGCTCCGGCAAGGCGCTCGCTGAGTTGATCTGCGGTCGTGAACCCGAGATGGCTTTCGCCTTTCACGGAGTGAAGACCACGGTCTAAGGCTGCCACTCCACGGGCCGGCGACACCAATCGCCAGCCCGTGAGGCAGCGCGAGGGTGCGCCGACCCGGTTTGCGAAGCCCGCCGGAACGGCGCAAAATGGGCGCATGAACGCGAACGACGCGCAACTGATTCAAATTCCCGTGGACGATGTCCACATCGAAGGCTTGCTAACCCTGCCAGGCCAGTGCTGCGGCTTGGTGCTGTTTGCCCACGGCAATGACAGCAGCCGCCACGACCCCCACAACACGACCGTCACCCAAGCCCTGCACGCCCAAGGCTTGGGCACCTTGGTGCTTGACCTGCTCACCGTGGCCGAGATGCTGGACTACCACACCCGTTTTGACATCTCGCTGCTCACCCACCGCCTGTTGGTCACCACGGGTTGGGTCAGGCTACACGCCCCCACCCTGCATTTGCCCTTGGGCTACTTTGGCGCCGGCACGGGCGCAGCCGCTGCGTTGCAGGCCGCTGCGGCCTTGGGGGAGGACATCAACGCAGTCGTCTCTCGCGGTGGTCGCCCGGACCTTGCCGGCCACCACGAGTTGAGCAAGGTCGCCGCTCCCGCGCTGCTGCTGGTAGGCAGTCGCGACGAAGAAGTGCTCGCCCTCAACCACGAAGCCTGTGCGCAACTGACTTGCACCAAGTCATTGAGCATCATTGCCGGGGCCTCCCATTTGTTTGACGAACCCGGTGCACTGGACGCTGTGGCACAGCAGGCCGCCCAATGGTTGGCACAGCACGTGCCGCGCTAAAAGTTGCCCCGCGCGTCCTGATTCACCGTCGCCCCTGATTTGGTGGGTAATTTGGGTGTTTTTATCGCTTTAGAACCGCCAAGGGCCCTCCAGAATAGCCGGCAACCAGGAGATTTCATGACCTTGCAGTACCAGCTCAAAGAGGGTAACTACCACTTGTATGACCTCAGCACGCCCGCCAGCAAGGTCACAGGCGAGCACCGCCTGCGTTTGATGACCGACACCGTGGCGTTGGCTTTTGACCTGCGCACCGGCAAGCTGCACGAGCATGGCAATCCCACCCGAATTCACTCTTGGGCCACCACCGCCCGCCGGCGTCTTCGGGCGGCCGGCTCGGTCGACAGCGCTAATGACATCGTGGTGGTCTCTGGCCCGCTGCCGGTGGAAGAGATCAACAAGTGCCTGCAGATCAACGGCTACTGCCGCCACATGCTGTCCCGCCTGTCCACCTTGCCGCACGGCAAACGCGTTGGCCATTCACAGGCGCATTAATTGCTCCTGATTTCATAGCTGTTTGCGCTTATTTGGCGTGTACCAGCTAATGATTTGGCACTATATTTTCGGGTTGCCGATCGGGTTGGGCTTGTGACTAGCTTCTGACACAAGCCGCGCTACGATGGGCTTGACTTCGTCAATCGTGTCCTGAGGGCCAAAGCGCGCTTCCAGGCGCTCAATGCCCCGTGCCAATGACGGGCCAAGCTTGATGCTCGCTTGGTCCAGGTCCGGTTTCGACTTTTCAAGTGACACCAATAGGTCACGGGGCGAACCTTTGACGCCGTGGACCAAGAGTGAGCGAAACAGGCTTCTCGAAATACCGATGTGCGCGGCGATGCGATTTCTGAACGTGCGGCCAGAGCCGGGCCCAACTTGCATCCACAGGAAGCCCAGCAGTCCGATCAGGACCCCGACTCCGAGAATGGCGGCTGTATATATCACGGTGTTTTTGACTCCTTTTGCGATTCAGATGAAGTGCGGAACAGTTGGTGCAGCAGCAATGGCCAAGGTCTGAAATCATCGGCGCTGAGCGGCTTCATCGCGCAGCGTCTGTTTTGAATCCTACTACCGTTGCTGGTGATCTTGCCAAGTCCCTTGTTTCAACGTGCTATCTCTGGACGTCTGATTGGGTGCTTGACTTTTTACGGCTGCCATTCGCGGTTGGAGTTTTATGCAGTTTCTGACTGCGGCCCTTAATGGAACTGCGCAGGTAAGCTATTCACTATGTAGCAATTTTTCCGCGGCAACCCCCACTCGTTCCCCTAACCCTCTCCCGCCCCGCCGGGCGGGAGAGGGAGCTCAACAGCCCCATTTGGCCGCGTGTTGGAAGATTCGGAGTGCCTGATCGGACTGGGTTTGGTAGCCGGGTTGGGTTGAGCGCGAGGGGGCAGGAAGCGAGGCTCACAGTCGATGAAGTCCGGAGGCAGCTTTGTGCCCAAAGCCAAATTTCATTTCGGCGAAATGCCTGCCCGATACCGGTCTTAGAACCCAACATGGAAAACTCACCGGATTAACCGCGGAGTTTCATATAGCAGCCCTTCACTTCACCTCGACTGAATCATATTGCTGACATTGGCGGCGTAAAGAACGTTGACAGGAGTGCAGCGGAAGGAGTCATTGGATACTTGGAAGTGGATGACTCTTTAGAGGCCATACCGGCGGTACACCGGGTCCAAAGGATAGCCCACGGATTTGGGAAAGCCGACTTTCGTTTTTGCCGTAAGTTGTCGGTCGCTGGCAGTGCCAAAACTCGCAAGCGGGTCTACACCGAAGAAAGTCACTTTGTTCAACTGGCCGTCGGCAGCGTGGCGTTGCCGGGCATTTGGACTGTGGCAGCGACCGGTTAAATCCAAGGTCAGGAGCGGATACTGATGTTCCCGAACTGTTTGCTCCATAGCTGACTTTGACACGCGTTCGCCCCGAGATGCGACCCAACGCTGTGGAGGGCTGTGGTGATCCGCAGAATTTGTTGCAGGCCGCAAATCTCACGCCACCCGGCATATTTGCCAAGTTCGGCGGCATACTCAGCTTGCAATCAATGGGCTGGTGTGCCCGCAACTGGGAGATAAAACGTATGGAAATTTGGGTGTCTGTTGGCCTGGGCCTAGTGTTGCTATTGGTGGGTGGCGAGTTGTTGGTACGCGGGGCCGTGGCGTCGGCTACGTCGCTGGGAGTATCGCCGCTACTGATTGGGTTGACGCTGGTGGGGTTTGGCACCTCGACACCCGAGCTGGTGACCAGTGTGACCGCAGCGCTGAACGGCTCGCCTGGCATCGCGGTGGGCAATGTGGTGGGCTCCAACATCGCTAACATTCTCTTTATCCTGGGACTCTCGGCGGTGATTTACCCAATGGCCGTCAACCCCAAGGGCTTCAGGCGCGATGCCATGATGCTGTCGGCCGCTGCTTTGGCCTGCTTGGGTGTGGTGCTGGCTGGGCGCATGGGCATGCTGGTGGGTGTGGCGTTTCTTGCCAGCTTGCTGGCGTATGTGGTGTTTGTTTATTTGCAGGAAAAGCGCGCCCCCGATGAGGCGGCGCTGGTCGCCGAGCACCGCGCTCAAGACGCACGCGGCGGGCCGCGCCAACTGGCGTTGTCACTGGCGATGGCGGTGGGTGGTATTGCGATCACGATTTTTGGCGCCCGCTTTCTTGTGGACGGCTCCATTGCAATGGCCAAAGGTTTGGGGATTTCGGACACCATCATCGGGCTGACGATTGTGGCGGTAGGCACTTCCATGCCCGAGTTGGTGACTTCGGTGATGGCGGCGCTGCGCAAACATGCCGATGTGGCCTACGGCAATATTGTGGGGTCGAGCATCTTTAATGTGTTCTTTATTCTGGGAACCACCTCCATCATCGAGCCGATTGACATTCCGCCCCAAATTGCCAGTTTTGACATTTGGGTGATGCTGGGTGCCACCGGTCTGCTGGTGTACTTTGCCCGCTCAGGTGCCACGTTGCAACGCTGGGAAGGCTGGATTTTTCTCACGTCATACGCAGCCTACACGGGCTACTTGATCTCGATTGCCTAGAAAGCTCCACAACATGACCACAGCCACATCCGAACAAAAAGTCTTAGGTTTCTTGCCGTAAAAAGCCGTGCCAGGCGCATTGCTGTTTTTTGTCGCCGCGCCGGCAATGGTCGTCGTGAATTCAGCTTGTGGTTCTGCGTACCAATCGCTCCTTGCAACCACTTTCAGCATTGGACCCACAGGCGACGGCATTGAGATGAAGGTGGCGTACTGGATCAAGAACGCGTTGATAGCGTTGTTTTTTTCTTCGTCGGGCTGGAGCTCAAACGCGAGATGCTGGAGGGGCAGCTATCCAACCCAAAGGCCGCCCAAAATGCCTTCGTTGGGTTTCATCGACTCAAGTTGAAGCGCCTCAGAGCCGCCGCTCACAAGCGCCCGCTGATGCCCCAATGGCAAAGTTGAGGCCCCCACCATCTATGACCACTTCCGCCCGTCTTGCAGACCTTAAAGGCGACAAGTCGGTACACCGCTTTGTGTCTGTTGAAGTCAGCCGCCCAAATTTTGCCCCGTTTTCACTCGACGGACTCCATTAGACAAAAGCGGTCCGCCACACTTCGGCCGCCGCCGGCGGTTCCCGACCCAAAGCTGCCGTTAGGGTTTTCGCTTCCAGCACCGGGTATGCAGCGCAAGGAGTCGCCCATCAATACCCGCAATAGGGCGGTTCAATTGCATGATCTTGGGTTCCGGTCGTTCGCCGTTCATGTGTGCCGGCGATCGACCCAAAGCTGTCATAGCGATCGGAATAATTAATGCCTGATAGCGGTCATTCATAGACTACCGCTTGCCGGGGGGAGATCAACGCCAATTGGCGTGGGCTCGTGGCTGGGGAAGCCGGTGCAACCCCAGCCGAGATCATGTGTTGTGGCATCTGCCCCTGACTTTCTCGATCCAAGAAGCATCAGGCCGACCAGCCCGAGTGCGAAGTCGTTGACCTAAATAAACCACTGTGTAATTCACACAATATCGTCAGAGCCACGCTTAGAAATGGGATATAGCGCTGGCGATGCGTGGTGAACTAGCCCCGGACTCTTGACCCACTTTCGTATCAGGCAGCTACCAGATCTCGCGCCAACTTGTCCCTGAGTTGGTTCACAAGATTCGTTTTTGCGCTTGAGATGTGCTGCTCTGTCAGAAACACTGCGTGGGCTGCGTCGCCACGGCCTATCGCTTCGGCAATGGCCTGGTGCTCATCCCAAATGGCAGAACGATGGTTGGTCCAGCGGTGTACTGCACCCATAACGCGCCGAATATGCACCCAGTAACGATTGGCACTCTCCGCAATCAGAGCATTGCCCGAGGCGGTGTAAATGGCGTAATGGAAAGCAATGTCCGCGTCGATGATGCGCTTAAGGTCACCACTTTTCGAAATCAAACGCCCCTGCTCGATCAATGTTGGATCGATCGTGACGCCTGCCTGTGCCGCCAAGCGCGCCGCAAGTACATCGAGCGCTCCTCGGACTTCGTAGAGATGGTCCACCCACTCCGGGTCCAGCGGTGCGACCTGAACGCCTCGGCCAGGCGCGTCCTCGATGAGGCCGTCCTTCTTCAGCATACGCAGCGCCTGCAATACCGGAGACCGAGACACATGCAACTGCTCCGCAATCTCCTCCTGTGTGATACGTTCACCCGGCGCCAGCGAACCATCGGTGATGGCATCGACCAGCACGTTATAGACTGTCTCGACAAAGTCGCTACGAGTGGGAATTTTTTCAAGTTGCAAACGCATCCGCATATTCTATTTCGAAGACTGTGTACAGAGTACAGAACCAGAGCGGCGCCAACAACAACTTTGATAACGCGCAACCATCTCCGTCCCGTACCAACGACTTTATCGCGCTGCCTGTTTTTTCTGGCGGCACAACTGTGCGGCAGCCAACCAGCACGGTGTCACAACGCCGGGGGGCAGGTGGGCCATCAAGGCCTCACAGTGGTTCACGTTCTGGTCGTCACAGACCAGAAGTTGCAGCCGGTTCTGACTAAGGTTCAGTGGTGTCTTGAGATACAACACCAAGTGTTGTTTGAGATCGTTCTCCAATCTTCCCTCTTTCCATTCAAGATGATCGACATCTCGCCACGCCACCTGCCGCTCTATCGCGACTCGCGCGCCCAACAGGTGCGGCACTTGACTCCACTTGACATGGAGTCCGTCTGCAGTAAAGCGGACCCGCTGCACGTGCAACAAATCGCAAGCAACCGCATGCAGGGCGACAGCAATGCCGCCCACGCCCAACGCCGCAAGACCCAGGCGACTGTCCATGGCGGGCGTTGCCGCCAACCAACCGGGCAATGCCCAGAGCCACAGAACAGCCACTGAGACGCCAGCCATGATCAACAACCCGATCGCCAGACGCCACAGGCGTGGTCGCTTGACCAAGGTGCCGGGCGGCCCGTAGTCCAGTTGGAATGGTGGCATGAATTTATCCATTCACTTCATGCCGGGTTCACCGGCGGTGTCACTCGGGGGTTAGTCGCGCCACAGACATCGGTCAATCAGTTGAACATGTCCGGCTGGGAGAGCGCTAGGTGTTCATAGATCGGCTGAAAATGCAGCCAACCGATGTACTCAGACCCGACGTGATCTCGGCTGTAGCGCGAACGCTCCGGCGTTACCAGGACAGGCTTGTGCCCAGAGGCCTCGACCATCAATTGCTGGCGGCAGCAACGTTCCAGCGCAATGAACCAGAAGGCGGCGGCCTCAATGCTGTGTCGACTGGCGGTGAGCAAGCCATGGTTCTGGTGAATAGCGGCTTTCACGCCTTTGAACCAGTCGCAAACGGCCATGCCGGCGCTCTCTTCTACCGCCACTTGGCCGGCCTCGTCCTTAATGACCACGTGGTCCTCGAAGAAGGCTGCGGCGTCCTGCGAAATAGGCTCCAACGCTCG
Proteins encoded in this region:
- a CDS encoding dienelactone hydrolase family protein, encoding MNANDAQLIQIPVDDVHIEGLLTLPGQCCGLVLFAHGNDSSRHDPHNTTVTQALHAQGLGTLVLDLLTVAEMLDYHTRFDISLLTHRLLVTTGWVRLHAPTLHLPLGYFGAGTGAAAALQAAAALGEDINAVVSRGGRPDLAGHHELSKVAAPALLLVGSRDEEVLALNHEACAQLTCTKSLSIIAGASHLFDEPGALDAVAQQAAQWLAQHVPR
- a CDS encoding calcium/sodium antiporter, which codes for MRPNAVEGCGDPQNLLQAANLTPPGIFAKFGGILSLQSMGWCARNWEIKRMEIWVSVGLGLVLLLVGGELLVRGAVASATSLGVSPLLIGLTLVGFGTSTPELVTSVTAALNGSPGIAVGNVVGSNIANILFILGLSAVIYPMAVNPKGFRRDAMMLSAAALACLGVVLAGRMGMLVGVAFLASLLAYVVFVYLQEKRAPDEAALVAEHRAQDARGGPRQLALSLAMAVGGIAITIFGARFLVDGSIAMAKGLGISDTIIGLTIVAVGTSMPELVTSVMAALRKHADVAYGNIVGSSIFNVFFILGTTSIIEPIDIPPQIASFDIWVMLGATGLLVYFARSGATLQRWEGWIFLTSYAAYTGYLISIA
- a CDS encoding GntR family transcriptional regulator; the protein is MRLQLEKIPTRSDFVETVYNVLVDAITDGSLAPGERITQEEIAEQLHVSRSPVLQALRMLKKDGLIEDAPGRGVQVAPLDPEWVDHLYEVRGALDVLAARLAAQAGVTIDPTLIEQGRLISKSGDLKRIIDADIAFHYAIYTASGNALIAESANRYWVHIRRVMGAVHRWTNHRSAIWDEHQAIAEAIGRGDAAHAVFLTEQHISSAKTNLVNQLRDKLARDLVAA